The following DNA comes from Candidatus Flexicrinis proximus.
AAGCTACAAAAACTATGACGCCCCCCGTTGAGATCTTCATGGCAATCAGTTGTGGGCGGCACTCCTTTCTCCTGCTGAATGGCGCCATGCCAGCCGGGATAACCGAGATAGGCAGTTGATCTGCATGCAGAAGTCACGCGCGGCTTTGCCCTGCTCGCGGGTCGTTACCTGAGCGACGGTTTGGGCGCGGGATTCCAGAAGGGTGACGGCACGGCGAAGACCCTCGCTGCGTGCCGGGTCGGCTGATTGACCGGCATTGAGACGTGTGTCGCGATTCATCACCGCTATGCTTTCTGCCGCGGGCCGACGACATGGACCGGGTTCTCAAGGACACCGATCGGATCGATGGTGATGCGGACGACATCGCCTGCCTGAAGCGTGAAGTTGTCCGGCGGGACGATGCCTGTGCCGGTAAAGAGCATGACGCCAGAAGCAAAGTGCTTGCAGCGGCCGAGATAGTCGATCAGTTCGTCGAGCTTGCGGTGGATGGAGGCAGTGGTGGTCGAGTCTTCGAATACGGTCTGGCCTGCGCGCGTGATTCGAATGGCGAGGGTAACGTCCGGCCAGCCGGCGGCGCTCGGCCTCAGCCAGATACGCGGCCCGACCGCACAGGCGTCCTGATAGACCTTGGCCTGCGGGAGATACAGCGGGTTCTCGCCTTCGATGTCGCGCGAACTCATATCGTTGCCGATAGTGAAGCCGACGACTTCCATGTTGGCGTTGAGTACCACGACCAGTTCCGCTTCAGGCACGGACCAGGTGGCATCGAAGCGGATGCCGACCCGCCCGCCGAGCGGGACAACCTCGCGGCCGAGCGCCTTGAAGAACACTTCGGGCCGGCTGGCGTGGTAAACACGCGTGTAGATCGAACTGTTGTTGGACTCCATCTCACGGGCCTCTTCGGAACGCTTGTAGGTGACACCGGCAGCCCAGATTTCCTGCGCACCGACAACCGGCGCGCGGAGCGCCACGCTGTCCGACGCCAGCGGTGTAGACGCGGCGCTTAGAACGCGGTCAACCAGCGAGGCAGCGCCGATCTCACCGGAGAGTACGCTCTCCAGCCCGAAAGGGAGCGCGCGTGTTACGCCGTTTTGCTGGTAGCCGAGCGCAGCGGTGCCATCAGCGGTGGTATAGCAAACAAGGTACAGATCGTCCATGAGAGTAGACCTGGCGTATTGTCGAAAGTGATCATAGAATTGTTCATTATGTGAACTGCATGTTCAATATGTGAACATAAGAAGATGCTATCGTCTGCTCTCGATCTTGTCAACAGATTCGAACGCGGCCGGGACAGATCCATGCCATTCCAAAGCTATTGAGGGGGAATTACAATGGGCTGTTCACTATTTGAATAGAACTTGCGAACAGGATCGTAGAGATCCTGTTCTGGGATGAAACGACAGGGCAGGTGGTGATGAAGAGCACGCAGGACGCAAACGAGGCATTATTCGCCGGAACCGTGATCAAGGCGATGGACATTGTGGACAGTTTGGCCGACAGCCGGCGGCCGTTGAGTACCCAGGAGATCGCGACGGCCTGCGGGTTGTCACGCCCGACTGCGTACCGGCTGCTGACGACGCTAATTTCGCGCGGGTATGTGCGCCAGACGGGAAACTTCCAGTTCACCTTAGGGACCCGGCTGCTGACGCTCAGCCGGCTGGTGCTGTACGACCTCGACCTGCTGGAAATCGCCCGTCCGTACCTCCACGAGCTGTGTTCCGTCTCCAACGAGACGGCGAACCTGTCGATCCTGGATAACGGCGAACTGCTCTACATCGGCAAACAGGAGAGCCAGCGCGGGTCACAGCTGCCGACGTCCGTACAGCTCCGCTCGACGGTAGGGACGCGCATTCCGCCGCACAGTTCGGCGATGGGCAAGGCGATGATGGCCTACCTGCCGCAAGCGGCGCTGGCTGAACTTCTGGAAAAAAGCGCGCCCCTCAAGCGCTTTACACCGTATACGATCACCGACACCGAGGTGCTGCACGCGCAGTTTTCCGAGATACGGCGGTTGGGTTACGCGATCGACGAACGCGAGGTGGACGAAGGCACACGCTGCATCGGCGCGCCGGTCTTCGACAGCAGCGGGCGGGTCGCCGGAGCGATGAGTATCTCCGGTCCGGCGTACCGGGTGACGGTCGAGGGGCTGCACGAATTGGCTCCGGCAGTCGTGCGAGTGTCGCAGGATGTGTCGCGCCAGTTGGGATACGGCGGTGTTCCGGCCGGCGACGCGGACTGACGGCGGCGCAAAATACACACGCGGCGCAGACCGGCACAGGCTAAACCACGGATCGGAACAGACACAGGGGCTGTATCGCGAAGCCAGTTGTTTTGGCGTGGGGTACGCCCATTCATCGTGTTTGTTGACAAACGAAAGTGGCATGGCTACACTTACCTGTAACTACAGGATTACAGAACAACAGGCCTTTTTTCTGGCCGTTGTCACTTGATATTGCGAGGAATTATTTATGAAAGCGCGTTTACAACCCGTGTTTTTCATGTCCGGCATGGACGCGGACTACCAGAAACAACTTGCCAACCTCCGTACTCTATTAGGCGACGTCGCCGACCTGCTAGAACCCATCCCCCTCGATGCCGCCGGCGGCTTATCGGGCGCAGATGCGGTTGTCTTTCCGCAGATGCTCGGGGATGCTTACCGTCAGCTCGCCGCGCTGAAGGCCATCCCCCTTCCCAAACTGGTTATCACGTCCGAATTTGGAACGATGTCCATGTGGGACTGGGAGATCGGCAGCTACCTGCGCGCCGAGGGCGTTTCGACAATCGCCCCCTACTCGCTCGATCAGACGGTCAAAATCTGCCGCGCCCTGGTCGTCAAACGCGAGCTTGCCCAGAC
Coding sequences within:
- a CDS encoding fumarylacetoacetate hydrolase family protein, with product MDDLYLVCYTTADGTAALGYQQNGVTRALPFGLESVLSGEIGAASLVDRVLSAASTPLASDSVALRAPVVGAQEIWAAGVTYKRSEEAREMESNNSSIYTRVYHASRPEVFFKALGREVVPLGGRVGIRFDATWSVPEAELVVVLNANMEVVGFTIGNDMSSRDIEGENPLYLPQAKVYQDACAVGPRIWLRPSAAGWPDVTLAIRITRAGQTVFEDSTTTASIHRKLDELIDYLGRCKHFASGVMLFTGTGIVPPDNFTLQAGDVVRITIDPIGVLENPVHVVGPRQKA
- a CDS encoding IclR family transcriptional regulator, whose amino-acid sequence is MKSTQDANEALFAGTVIKAMDIVDSLADSRRPLSTQEIATACGLSRPTAYRLLTTLISRGYVRQTGNFQFTLGTRLLTLSRLVLYDLDLLEIARPYLHELCSVSNETANLSILDNGELLYIGKQESQRGSQLPTSVQLRSTVGTRIPPHSSAMGKAMMAYLPQAALAELLEKSAPLKRFTPYTITDTEVLHAQFSEIRRLGYAIDEREVDEGTRCIGAPVFDSSGRVAGAMSISGPAYRVTVEGLHELAPAVVRVSQDVSRQLGYGGVPAGDAD